Proteins encoded together in one Kutzneria kofuensis window:
- a CDS encoding LacI family DNA-binding transcriptional regulator yields the protein MVAPDRQPTLADVARWAGVSVATASRVLNRSAPVNEDTAARVERAVVELGYVRQRSPHLARGHSGALSVVVFDDLLRYQRDSFYSRLLVGAERAALRTGRELVVSTALRNAPRDTLLRYLCGGHVDGVVMVGMQSDGAPAQVVREAGVPVICVGRPTATGLSYVDADNTGGAWQAVAHLISSGRQAIATIAGPRNMIAADDRLAGYRSALAEGGLAPAGIVCRGDFTLNSGEHAMLRLLDRYPALDAVFAASDLMAVGALRALRRLGVRVPEQVAVVGFDDAALARHTTPRLTTVRQPVEEMGARSVAELLVADESCRAIVLPTNLVLRGSA from the coding sequence ATGGTCGCACCCGACCGCCAGCCGACGCTGGCTGACGTCGCCCGATGGGCCGGGGTTTCCGTGGCAACGGCGTCACGGGTGCTCAACCGGTCGGCACCGGTGAACGAGGACACCGCTGCCCGGGTCGAGCGGGCCGTGGTCGAACTGGGCTACGTGCGGCAGCGGTCGCCGCACCTCGCGCGTGGGCACAGCGGCGCGCTGTCCGTGGTGGTCTTCGACGACCTGCTGCGATATCAGCGCGACTCCTTCTACAGCCGGCTGCTGGTCGGAGCCGAGCGTGCGGCGCTGCGGACCGGCCGTGAGCTGGTCGTGTCGACGGCGCTGCGGAACGCGCCCAGGGACACGCTGCTGCGCTACCTCTGTGGCGGCCATGTCGACGGTGTCGTGATGGTGGGGATGCAGTCCGACGGAGCGCCGGCACAGGTGGTGCGGGAGGCCGGGGTGCCGGTGATCTGCGTGGGCCGACCCACGGCGACCGGACTGTCCTATGTGGATGCGGACAACACGGGCGGGGCATGGCAGGCCGTGGCACACCTGATCTCGTCGGGCCGACAGGCCATCGCCACGATAGCCGGACCGAGGAACATGATCGCGGCCGACGACCGTCTGGCCGGCTATCGCAGCGCGCTGGCCGAGGGCGGCCTGGCGCCGGCCGGGATCGTCTGCCGCGGGGACTTCACCCTCAACTCGGGCGAGCATGCCATGTTGCGGTTGCTGGATCGCTATCCAGCGCTCGACGCCGTGTTCGCGGCCTCGGACCTGATGGCCGTCGGCGCGTTACGCGCGCTGCGCCGGTTGGGCGTGCGGGTGCCGGAGCAGGTGGCCGTCGTCGGGTTCGACGACGCCGCGCTGGCCAGGCACACGACGCCGCGGTTGACCACGGTTCGACAGCCGGTCGAGGAGATGGGCGCGCGGTCGGTCGCCGAACTGCTCGTCGCCGACGAGAGCTGCCGGGCGATCGTCCTGCCCACCAACCTGGTGCTGCGCGGATCGGCCTGA
- a CDS encoding FAD-dependent oxidoreductase gives MNHTRKTLDVLIAGAGPTGTTLAIDLVRRGLGVRVIDKAAHAFEGSRAKGIQPRTLEVLDDLGILDDVLAGSSDYPRLGIHLGPVTVPWRMFRNRERTTDVPYPNTRLMPQYRTDSVLRDRLGQLGGQVEYGRELVEFDQGDTSVTATVTGNDGPERITARYLVGAEGGSSAVRKHLGVGFLGETDDRDRMLIVDAVTTGLSRHRWHVWPGAKGRFVGACPLPHTDLFQWMVRLAPDEEPPEDEEAITRRVRAHTRNRYVELRDIRWRSVFRPNIRLAEAYRRGRVFLAGDAAHVHTPAGAQGLNTGIQDAYNLGWKLAQVLAGADARLLDSYEAERLPIAAGVLGLSTQKYEGIAKLDPSSLRRGKDEQQLSLTYHGGPLAPGDGDRTTTLRVGDRAPDTELLGTDGTTVRLFDTYRGPHFTVVAYGPDAAAVSDELDWPAAGAPLRRVVIDADADADHALTDPRHDFRRIHGIEGDTVLLIRPDGYVGHIATRDFLGSTHSAARAMTPVAQPETAG, from the coding sequence GTGAACCACACTCGAAAAACCCTCGACGTCCTGATCGCCGGCGCCGGGCCGACCGGCACCACGCTGGCGATCGACCTGGTTCGCCGCGGCCTCGGCGTCCGCGTCATCGACAAGGCCGCGCACGCCTTCGAAGGCTCTCGCGCCAAGGGCATCCAGCCGCGGACTCTGGAGGTGTTGGACGACCTCGGCATCCTCGACGACGTCCTCGCCGGCAGCAGCGACTACCCCCGGCTCGGCATCCACTTGGGACCGGTCACCGTACCGTGGCGCATGTTCCGCAACCGCGAACGCACCACCGACGTTCCCTACCCGAACACCCGGCTGATGCCCCAGTACCGCACCGACAGCGTGCTGCGCGACCGGCTCGGTCAGCTGGGCGGCCAGGTCGAGTACGGCCGGGAACTCGTCGAGTTCGACCAGGGCGACACGTCGGTCACCGCGACCGTGACCGGGAACGACGGCCCCGAACGGATCACCGCGCGCTACCTCGTGGGAGCGGAAGGGGGGTCGAGCGCCGTCCGCAAGCACCTCGGCGTGGGTTTCCTCGGCGAGACCGACGACCGGGACCGGATGCTCATCGTCGATGCCGTCACCACCGGCCTGTCCCGCCACCGCTGGCACGTCTGGCCGGGGGCCAAGGGGCGCTTCGTGGGCGCCTGTCCGCTGCCGCACACCGACCTGTTCCAGTGGATGGTCCGCCTGGCCCCGGACGAGGAGCCGCCCGAGGACGAGGAGGCGATCACCCGGCGGGTCCGGGCGCACACCCGCAACCGGTACGTCGAACTGCGCGACATCCGGTGGCGGTCGGTGTTCCGGCCCAACATCCGCCTGGCGGAGGCCTACCGCCGCGGCCGGGTCTTCCTTGCCGGCGACGCCGCGCACGTGCACACCCCGGCCGGCGCACAGGGCCTCAACACCGGCATCCAGGACGCCTACAACCTCGGCTGGAAGCTCGCCCAGGTCCTCGCCGGAGCCGACGCGCGGCTGCTGGACAGCTACGAAGCCGAACGGCTGCCGATCGCCGCGGGTGTGCTCGGCCTGTCGACGCAGAAGTACGAAGGCATTGCGAAGCTGGACCCGTCGAGCCTGCGCCGCGGCAAGGACGAACAGCAGTTGTCGCTTACGTACCACGGCGGCCCCCTCGCGCCGGGCGACGGCGACCGGACGACGACGCTGCGGGTCGGCGACCGCGCACCGGACACCGAACTGCTCGGCACGGACGGCACGACGGTGCGCCTGTTCGACACCTATCGCGGCCCACACTTCACCGTGGTCGCCTACGGCCCGGACGCCGCCGCGGTGAGCGACGAACTGGACTGGCCGGCCGCGGGTGCGCCGCTGCGACGTGTCGTCATCGACGCCGATGCCGATGCCGACCACGCGCTCACCGATCCCCGGCACGACTTCCGCCGTATCCACGGAATCGAGGGCGACACTGTGCTGCTCATCCGGCCCGACGGCTACGTCGGACACATCGCGACCCGGGACTTCCTCGGTTCGACCCACTCCGCCGCCCGCGCGATGACGCCGGTGGCCCAACCGGAGACGGCGGGATGA
- a CDS encoding RICIN domain-containing protein has translation MYPCDNGNCSNWVSFIDATVGALQASGLKFAYDIDNEPDISVFWTRGVNSAQYFQMWDTAFREIRRLAPGAQIVGPSFAFTPQARSSQWQTWLTHVKAAGTVPDMITNHDEGDVDDPVTVSQSLNNALTTAGLGPVPLSANEYQPADRQTAGVTAWYLARFAQSGYTNAMRGNWVCCITPNLTGVLTQSGGTWQPTGNWWALRDYADLTGTLVATSGQVGSTAISASEDATATRAVAIIGDANGTTGTSSVTFTGLASVPWLANNGSVNVTVHRIPDQAPLSAPQVVYNQNVNATGGSITLPITFQASHDAFAVYLTPASTSGGGGFPSGNHQLVIASNNLCLDVYGASSSAGAAIDQWTCNGQANQQFQFVPASGGYGELRAQGSGQDVTVANGTTAQGTPDIVQGSPGTTAANLWQPVQQSDGSYEFRNQNSGLCLDVYGAGSNLGQQLDQWPCKNAPGTNQDFMLR, from the coding sequence GTGTACCCGTGCGACAACGGCAACTGCTCCAACTGGGTCAGCTTCATCGACGCCACCGTCGGCGCGCTACAAGCCTCAGGCCTGAAGTTCGCCTACGACATCGACAACGAACCCGACATCTCCGTGTTCTGGACCCGCGGCGTGAACAGCGCCCAGTACTTCCAGATGTGGGACACCGCCTTCCGCGAGATCCGCCGCCTCGCCCCCGGCGCGCAGATCGTCGGCCCGTCCTTCGCCTTCACCCCCCAGGCCAGGTCGTCGCAGTGGCAGACCTGGCTGACCCACGTGAAGGCGGCCGGCACCGTCCCGGACATGATCACCAACCACGACGAGGGCGACGTCGACGACCCGGTCACCGTCTCCCAGTCGCTGAACAACGCCCTGACCACCGCCGGCCTCGGCCCGGTCCCGCTGTCGGCCAACGAGTACCAGCCCGCCGACCGGCAGACCGCCGGCGTGACCGCCTGGTACCTGGCCCGCTTCGCCCAGTCCGGCTACACCAACGCCATGCGCGGCAACTGGGTCTGCTGCATCACCCCCAACCTCACCGGGGTCCTGACCCAAAGCGGCGGGACCTGGCAGCCCACCGGCAACTGGTGGGCACTGCGCGACTACGCCGACCTGACCGGCACCCTCGTGGCCACCTCGGGCCAGGTCGGCTCGACCGCGATCTCGGCCTCGGAGGACGCCACCGCCACACGCGCGGTCGCGATCATCGGCGACGCCAACGGGACCACCGGCACCTCGTCGGTCACCTTCACCGGCCTGGCATCGGTCCCCTGGCTCGCGAACAACGGCAGCGTGAACGTCACCGTCCACCGCATCCCCGACCAGGCCCCGCTGTCCGCGCCGCAGGTGGTGTACAACCAGAACGTCAACGCCACGGGGGGATCGATCACCTTGCCGATCACCTTCCAGGCCTCCCACGACGCGTTCGCCGTCTACCTCACACCAGCCTCGACCAGCGGCGGCGGGGGCTTCCCCAGCGGCAACCACCAGCTCGTGATCGCCAGCAACAACCTCTGCCTGGACGTGTACGGCGCCAGCTCCAGCGCCGGCGCCGCGATCGACCAGTGGACCTGCAACGGCCAGGCCAACCAGCAGTTCCAGTTCGTGCCCGCCTCCGGTGGCTACGGCGAGCTGCGGGCCCAGGGCTCCGGCCAGGACGTGACCGTCGCCAACGGCACCACCGCCCAAGGCACCCCCGACATCGTCCAGGGTTCGCCGGGCACCACGGCCGCCAACCTGTGGCAGCCGGTGCAGCAGTCCGACGGCTCGTACGAGTTCCGCAACCAGAACAGTGGCCTGTGCCTGGACGTGTACGGGGCCGGCAGCAACCTCGGCCAGCAGCTGGACCAGTGGCCGTGCAAGAACGCGCCCGGCACCAACCAGGACTTCATGCTCCGCTGA
- a CDS encoding arabinofuranosidase catalytic domain-containing protein, giving the protein MPRTRRLILAAGAATLLAAGAAVGTAAPAPAATQGPCDIYAAGGTPCVAAHSTTRALYGSYSGSLYQVRRSSDNATRDIGVTSAGGYADSAAQDSFCAGTTCLITIIYDQSGKGNHLTQAPAGGAAGGPDNLANATAAPTSLNGHKAYGVYVAAGTGYRNNHTSGIATGDQPEGMYAVFDGTHYNGGCCFDYGNAETSSNDTGNGHMEAIYFGNIKVWGYGTGNGPWVMADLENGLFSGVNAGYNANDPSVNYRYLTAIVKGGANQWAIRAGNAQSGGLSTFYSGQRPNVSGYNPMHKEGAIILGIGGDNSKGSAGTFYEGVMTSGYPSDATENSVQANITAAGYGAGGTGTSTGPLHANGAGKCLDVPNSSTTLGTQTQIWSCNGQANQTWTRSSSNQLTVALGGTTLCLDAYGQGTTAGTKVVTWSCNGQANQQWTINSDGTITGAQSGLCLDVTGASTADGALAELWTCNGGSNQQWTLG; this is encoded by the coding sequence ATGCCACGCACCAGACGGCTGATCCTGGCCGCGGGCGCCGCGACACTGCTCGCGGCTGGGGCCGCCGTCGGCACGGCTGCGCCGGCACCGGCCGCTACCCAGGGACCGTGTGACATATACGCGGCCGGCGGAACGCCCTGCGTGGCCGCGCACAGCACCACCCGAGCGCTCTACGGCTCGTACTCGGGCAGCCTCTACCAGGTCAGGCGCTCGTCGGACAACGCAACCCGGGACATCGGGGTCACCAGCGCCGGCGGATACGCCGACTCCGCCGCGCAGGATTCCTTCTGTGCCGGCACGACGTGTCTCATCACGATCATCTACGACCAGTCCGGCAAGGGCAACCACCTCACCCAGGCGCCCGCCGGCGGCGCCGCCGGCGGGCCCGACAACCTCGCCAACGCGACCGCGGCGCCAACCAGTCTCAACGGCCACAAGGCCTATGGCGTGTACGTGGCGGCCGGCACCGGCTACCGCAACAACCACACGTCCGGCATCGCCACCGGCGACCAGCCGGAGGGCATGTACGCGGTCTTCGACGGCACGCACTACAACGGCGGCTGCTGCTTCGACTACGGCAACGCCGAGACCAGCAGCAACGACACCGGCAACGGCCACATGGAGGCCATCTACTTCGGCAACATCAAGGTCTGGGGCTACGGCACCGGCAACGGCCCGTGGGTGATGGCCGATCTGGAGAACGGCCTGTTCTCCGGGGTGAACGCCGGGTACAACGCCAACGATCCGAGCGTCAACTACCGCTACCTGACCGCCATCGTCAAGGGCGGCGCCAACCAGTGGGCCATTCGGGCCGGCAACGCGCAGTCCGGCGGCCTGTCGACGTTCTACAGTGGACAGCGGCCGAACGTCTCGGGCTACAACCCGATGCACAAGGAGGGCGCGATCATCCTCGGCATCGGCGGCGACAACAGCAAGGGATCGGCCGGCACCTTCTACGAAGGCGTGATGACGTCCGGCTACCCGTCGGACGCCACCGAGAACTCCGTGCAGGCCAACATCACCGCGGCCGGCTACGGTGCCGGCGGCACCGGGACCAGTACCGGCCCGCTGCACGCGAACGGCGCGGGCAAGTGCCTCGACGTGCCGAACTCGAGCACGACCCTGGGCACCCAGACGCAGATCTGGTCCTGCAACGGCCAAGCCAACCAGACCTGGACGCGCAGCTCGTCGAACCAGCTGACGGTCGCGCTCGGCGGCACGACGCTGTGCCTGGACGCGTACGGCCAGGGCACCACCGCCGGGACGAAGGTGGTGACCTGGTCCTGCAACGGGCAGGCCAACCAGCAGTGGACCATCAACTCCGACGGCACGATCACCGGCGCGCAGTCGGGGCTCTGCCTGGACGTGACCGGCGCGTCCACCGCCGACGGGGCGCTCGCCGAGCTGTGGACCTGCAACGGCGGCAGCAACCAGCAGTGGACCCTGGGATAG
- a CDS encoding LacI family DNA-binding transcriptional regulator — protein MDIGEIARRSGVSRSTVSYALSGKRSVSEATRRRIQAVVDELGYRPNAAARALKEGRTRTLGLVVPPAVGRLTLMQLEFVAAVMEAAARADLDVLLSPSGEDHDRSFERLVTGRRVDGVIVMEIRLDDPRVTRLQEAGMPFVAIGRTSRPQRTCWVDVDYTTLVARCVDHLADLGHRHVALLNRPAPLVASGYGPGQRARQGFVEAAARRQVVGTELCCDDDMAAGERCVVELLHAQPEISAMVTVNEAALPGVQRGLERAGRSVPGRFSIVGVAARYWAEQFHPPLTAADVPAGEMGTTAVEFLIQRIAEPDAPPQQRLLTPPISLRSSTGPAERVR, from the coding sequence GTGGATATCGGGGAGATCGCCCGTCGTTCCGGGGTGTCGCGGAGCACCGTCTCCTACGCGTTGAGCGGGAAGCGCTCCGTGTCGGAGGCGACCAGGCGGCGGATCCAGGCGGTCGTGGACGAGCTGGGATACCGGCCGAACGCCGCGGCCCGTGCGCTGAAGGAGGGCCGTACCCGCACGCTCGGACTGGTGGTCCCGCCGGCGGTCGGCCGGTTGACGTTGATGCAGTTGGAGTTCGTCGCCGCCGTCATGGAGGCCGCCGCCCGCGCGGATCTGGACGTGCTGCTCTCGCCGTCCGGCGAGGACCATGACCGGTCGTTCGAGCGGCTGGTGACGGGGCGGCGGGTCGACGGGGTGATCGTCATGGAGATTCGCCTGGACGATCCCCGGGTGACGCGGTTGCAGGAGGCCGGCATGCCCTTCGTGGCGATCGGCCGCACCTCGCGACCACAGCGGACGTGCTGGGTCGACGTGGACTACACCACGCTGGTGGCCAGGTGCGTGGATCATCTGGCCGATCTGGGGCATCGTCACGTCGCCTTGCTCAACCGCCCGGCGCCGTTGGTGGCGTCCGGCTACGGTCCCGGGCAGCGGGCTCGGCAGGGCTTCGTCGAAGCGGCAGCCCGTCGTCAGGTCGTCGGGACCGAGTTGTGCTGTGACGACGACATGGCCGCGGGGGAGCGCTGTGTGGTCGAACTCCTGCACGCCCAACCCGAGATCAGCGCGATGGTGACGGTGAACGAGGCGGCGCTGCCCGGCGTGCAGCGGGGGCTGGAACGCGCCGGCCGGTCCGTGCCGGGCCGGTTCTCGATCGTGGGGGTGGCGGCGCGCTACTGGGCCGAGCAGTTCCATCCGCCCCTCACCGCCGCCGACGTGCCGGCCGGCGAGATGGGCACCACGGCGGTCGAGTTCCTCATCCAACGCATCGCCGAGCCCGACGCGCCGCCGCAGCAACGCCTGCTCACGCCGCCGATCTCGTTGCGCAGCAGCACCGGCCCCGCGGAGCGGGTCCGCTGA
- a CDS encoding LacI family DNA-binding transcriptional regulator: protein MTTVPTSGARPTLLDVARTAGVSPATASRVLNGFHQVRPETRRQVENAMAELGYARRRSTRGTEPDRTGSIAFIVCEGGARVFSDPFFARVLWGASRELAPVGMQLVLLMVHSPQDYQSAAARYLRHGNVDGALLVSMHGRYPIDLDGVSVPVMFCGCPIGSNADDLCYVDADNRGGAERAVRYLVESGRRVIATIAGPGDMAVGVDRLAGYRAALLDAGRFDSRLIVHGDFGQSSGDHAVRLLLNRRPDVDAIFCASDLMAAGALRALRRHGRRVPEDVAVVGFDDSPIARQTEPQLTTVRQPIEEMGSLMVRELLALIQAPAPHRRRAVLDTQLVIRESA, encoded by the coding sequence GTGACCACGGTGCCGACTTCGGGCGCGCGCCCGACACTGCTGGACGTGGCGCGCACGGCCGGCGTCTCGCCCGCGACCGCGTCTCGCGTGCTGAACGGGTTCCACCAGGTCCGGCCGGAGACCAGGCGACAGGTCGAGAACGCCATGGCGGAACTGGGCTATGCGCGACGACGGTCGACGCGCGGCACCGAGCCGGACCGTACCGGTTCGATCGCGTTCATCGTGTGCGAGGGGGGCGCCCGTGTGTTCTCCGATCCGTTCTTCGCGCGCGTGCTGTGGGGTGCGAGCCGCGAACTGGCGCCGGTGGGGATGCAGTTGGTGCTGCTCATGGTGCACTCGCCTCAGGACTATCAGTCCGCCGCCGCGCGCTACCTGCGGCACGGCAACGTCGACGGCGCACTGCTGGTCAGCATGCACGGGCGGTATCCCATCGACTTGGACGGCGTGTCCGTGCCGGTGATGTTCTGCGGTTGTCCGATCGGCTCGAACGCCGATGATCTGTGTTATGTCGACGCGGACAACCGCGGCGGCGCCGAGCGTGCCGTGCGGTACCTGGTCGAATCCGGGCGACGCGTGATCGCGACGATCGCCGGCCCCGGGGACATGGCCGTCGGAGTGGACCGGCTGGCCGGCTACCGCGCGGCGTTGCTGGACGCCGGCCGGTTCGATTCTCGGCTGATCGTCCACGGCGACTTCGGCCAGTCCTCCGGCGACCATGCCGTGCGACTACTGCTGAACCGCCGACCGGACGTGGACGCGATCTTCTGCGCCTCCGACCTGATGGCCGCCGGGGCGTTACGCGCGTTACGCCGGCACGGCCGCCGGGTGCCCGAGGACGTCGCCGTGGTCGGCTTCGACGACTCGCCGATCGCCCGCCAGACCGAACCCCAGCTCACGACCGTGCGCCAGCCGATCGAGGAGATGGGCAGCCTGATGGTCAGGGAACTGCTCGCGTTGATCCAGGCGCCGGCGCCGCATCGCCGCCGAGCGGTCCTCGACACCCAGCTCGTCATCCGCGAGTCGGCCTGA
- a CDS encoding amidohydrolase family protein, protein MSRTLLRGARVITMAPHRPDAERADVLIDGDSIAGVGEGLDETGAEIVDVTDRIILPGLVNAHLHTWQTALRGVGADWTLADYLGRMHGGAARHYRSEDMRVGTLAGALSQLDRGTTTLGDWCHNTPTPEHTDAALDGLRASGIRGVFLHGTPYSAADAAHPVREIDRLLDGPVAAHPLLALGMAVRGPQLSTPDAAVADFRAAAERGLVVSMHQSGGEPGPGWEAVRAAGLLSPDTNVVHGAGLTDEWIKTLVDAGASVTCTPENELGQGHGFPITGRLLRLGAAPSLGTDTDAVAPGDVLSAARIALACQRGRDHDRHRQTTGSFSLTATITGKQALAWATVEGARALGLAGRVGRLEAGMQADLVVIDGPTANPVATALYAGSGDIEAVMIAGRWRKRDHALLDVDLDAVRTQLRDSAARLLSHVTG, encoded by the coding sequence ATGAGCCGCACCCTGCTGCGCGGCGCGCGCGTGATCACCATGGCGCCGCACCGGCCCGACGCCGAACGCGCCGACGTCCTCATCGACGGCGACAGCATCGCCGGAGTCGGCGAAGGCCTCGACGAAACCGGCGCGGAGATCGTCGACGTCACGGACCGGATCATCCTGCCCGGTCTGGTCAACGCCCACCTGCACACCTGGCAGACCGCGCTGCGGGGCGTGGGCGCCGACTGGACGCTGGCGGACTACCTCGGCCGCATGCACGGTGGCGCGGCCAGGCACTACCGCTCCGAAGACATGCGCGTCGGCACGCTTGCCGGCGCGCTGAGCCAGCTCGACCGTGGCACCACGACCTTGGGCGACTGGTGCCACAACACGCCCACACCGGAACACACCGACGCCGCGCTCGACGGCCTGCGAGCGTCCGGCATCCGCGGGGTGTTCCTGCACGGCACCCCGTATTCCGCGGCCGACGCGGCTCACCCCGTGCGTGAGATCGACCGGCTGCTCGACGGCCCGGTCGCCGCCCATCCGCTGCTCGCTCTCGGCATGGCCGTCCGCGGACCGCAACTGTCCACTCCGGACGCTGCGGTCGCCGATTTCCGTGCCGCCGCCGAGCGCGGGCTCGTGGTGTCGATGCATCAGAGCGGCGGGGAGCCCGGGCCCGGGTGGGAGGCGGTGCGAGCCGCCGGGTTGCTGAGCCCCGACACCAACGTCGTGCACGGCGCCGGGCTCACCGACGAGTGGATCAAGACACTGGTGGACGCGGGCGCGAGCGTCACGTGCACGCCCGAGAACGAGCTCGGCCAAGGCCACGGCTTCCCCATCACCGGGCGCCTGCTCCGGCTGGGCGCCGCGCCGTCGCTGGGCACCGACACCGACGCCGTCGCGCCCGGCGACGTTCTCTCCGCCGCCCGGATCGCGTTGGCCTGCCAACGAGGCCGCGACCACGACCGCCACCGTCAGACCACCGGCTCGTTCTCCCTCACCGCGACGATCACCGGCAAGCAAGCACTGGCCTGGGCGACGGTCGAAGGTGCGCGAGCACTCGGGCTCGCCGGCCGCGTCGGCCGGCTCGAAGCGGGTATGCAGGCCGACCTCGTCGTCATCGACGGCCCCACGGCGAATCCCGTCGCGACAGCACTGTACGCGGGTTCCGGGGACATCGAAGCGGTCATGATCGCCGGGCGCTGGCGCAAACGCGACCACGCCCTCCTCGACGTGGACCTCGACGCCGTGCGAACGCAGTTGCGGGACTCCGCGGCCCGCCTCCTGTCCCACGTCACGGGCTGA
- a CDS encoding alpha-L-fucosidase yields MSVAGFTGIAAATGLVRPGIVWATAGPGSYTASWSSVDQHPPAPEWFQDAKFGIYYHWGVFSVPAFGNEWYPRNMYIDGSSENNHHKAVYGDPSAWPYQNFINGARDKAGNWVQFAPKLKSAGGNFDPNDWAQLFADAGAKFAGPVAEHHDGYSMWNSAANEWNSVKTGPKLDLLRLHADAIRGKGLRLVASLHHAYHFNGYYDHVPYQSTDSLRRLFGQNGSAAENQLWYDKLREVVDGYQPDLIYQDFDLNLVDETQRLNFLAHYYNQAVAWNRDVVATYKDGFDNKGEVYDFERGGPGDIQNPYWMTDDSVSSSSWCYTVGIGYYSVKAMLHALLDRVSKNGTMMLNIAPMADGTIPDQQRTILLGIGDHLKRFGESVYSTRAWAAYGEGPTKMGGGSFTTPVEGTNTDIRFTRSKDNTVLYATVLGWPGSTLNITTLSSNRINLSGLASVQLLGPDAGNAANLPNRSQDGSGLHIVMPSANPPFDALAYVVKLTFTGPIPTLGAAPVPTGWVKIANGTTGLVLDSGGNVPSGSRLKQWNWVDSTNLQWQLVDVGGGYYRIVNNANGMVADSWGNTANGATAMQAPWNGGNNQQWRLNSMGNGLYQIINRGTGTALDGAGDSTVGDSTLLWAPNGSTNNQWTITVV; encoded by the coding sequence TTGAGCGTCGCCGGGTTCACCGGCATCGCCGCGGCCACCGGACTGGTGCGCCCCGGCATCGTCTGGGCCACCGCCGGTCCGGGCAGCTACACGGCCTCCTGGTCGTCGGTCGACCAGCACCCGCCCGCGCCGGAGTGGTTCCAGGACGCCAAGTTCGGCATCTACTACCACTGGGGCGTGTTCAGCGTCCCGGCGTTCGGCAACGAGTGGTACCCGCGCAACATGTACATCGACGGGTCGAGCGAGAACAACCACCACAAGGCCGTGTACGGCGACCCATCGGCATGGCCGTACCAGAACTTCATCAACGGCGCCCGGGACAAGGCCGGCAACTGGGTCCAGTTCGCGCCGAAGCTGAAGTCCGCCGGGGGCAACTTCGACCCGAACGACTGGGCCCAGTTGTTCGCCGACGCCGGCGCGAAGTTCGCCGGCCCGGTCGCCGAGCACCACGACGGCTACTCGATGTGGAACAGCGCCGCCAACGAGTGGAACTCGGTCAAGACCGGCCCCAAGCTCGACCTGTTGCGGCTGCACGCGGACGCCATCCGCGGCAAGGGTCTCAGGTTGGTGGCGTCGCTGCACCACGCCTACCACTTCAACGGCTACTACGACCACGTGCCTTACCAGTCCACGGATTCGCTGCGCCGACTGTTCGGTCAGAACGGATCCGCCGCGGAGAACCAGCTGTGGTACGACAAGCTCCGGGAGGTCGTCGACGGCTACCAGCCCGACCTGATCTACCAGGACTTCGATCTGAACCTGGTCGACGAGACCCAGCGGCTGAACTTCCTCGCGCACTACTACAACCAGGCCGTGGCCTGGAACAGGGACGTGGTCGCCACCTACAAGGACGGTTTCGACAACAAGGGCGAGGTCTACGACTTCGAACGCGGTGGCCCGGGCGACATCCAGAACCCGTACTGGATGACCGACGACAGCGTCTCCAGCTCCAGTTGGTGCTACACCGTCGGCATCGGCTACTACTCGGTCAAGGCCATGCTGCACGCGCTGCTCGACCGAGTCAGCAAGAACGGCACCATGATGCTCAACATCGCCCCGATGGCCGACGGCACCATTCCCGACCAGCAGCGGACGATCCTGCTCGGTATCGGCGACCACCTCAAGCGGTTCGGCGAATCCGTCTACAGCACCCGCGCCTGGGCGGCGTACGGCGAGGGGCCGACGAAGATGGGCGGTGGTTCGTTCACCACCCCGGTGGAAGGAACCAACACCGACATCCGGTTCACCCGCAGCAAGGACAACACCGTGCTGTACGCGACCGTGCTGGGCTGGCCCGGGAGCACCCTCAACATCACGACCCTCAGCTCGAACCGGATCAACCTGAGCGGCTTGGCCTCGGTGCAACTGCTCGGCCCGGACGCCGGCAACGCCGCGAACCTGCCCAACCGCAGCCAGGACGGCTCGGGTCTGCACATCGTCATGCCGTCGGCCAACCCGCCGTTCGACGCGCTCGCGTACGTGGTCAAGCTGACCTTCACCGGGCCGATCCCCACCCTCGGCGCCGCTCCGGTGCCGACCGGCTGGGTGAAGATCGCCAACGGCACCACGGGTCTGGTGCTGGACAGCGGCGGCAACGTCCCCTCCGGATCCCGGCTCAAGCAGTGGAACTGGGTCGACAGCACCAACCTGCAGTGGCAGCTGGTGGACGTCGGCGGCGGCTACTACCGCATCGTCAACAACGCCAACGGGATGGTCGCCGACAGCTGGGGCAACACGGCCAACGGCGCCACCGCGATGCAGGCTCCGTGGAACGGCGGCAACAACCAGCAGTGGCGGTTGAACAGCATGGGCAACGGCCTCTACCAGATCATCAACCGCGGCACCGGCACCGCCCTGGACGGCGCGGGCGACAGCACCGTCGGCGACTCCACCCTCCTGTGGGCCCCGAACGGCAGCACCAACAACCAGTGGACGATCACCGTCGTCTGA